One Spirochaeta cellobiosiphila DSM 17781 DNA window includes the following coding sequences:
- the uxuA gene encoding mannonate dehydratase, with translation MSALNEWGMEESMRWYGPLDKVSLNDIRQSGASAVITSLHHIPYGEAWPLEDIIVRKKLIEEAGLRWAAVESVPVHEDIKTRTGRYQEYIENYKISLINLGKAGIDTVIYNFMPVLDWVRTDISYKLADGSECLFYDPVHFAAFDMFILERPGADKDYTEDQIKRAKIFYDSLSSEEKKEFTQTIIDVFPGTKLGLSIDDIKNMLSKYANIDTDQLKAHYKSFLEEIIPVAARVGIRMAVHPDDPPWNIMGLPRIVSCSQDIEDLLAMVDDPSNGLCFCTGSYSPRSDNDLPRMIEQYGNRINCVHLRSTQRNSDGSFYEANHLEGSVDMYQVITQLLKEQARRKSEGRPDWRFTFRPDHGHTIIDDLKKEVPDNPGYTLIGRLKGLAEIRGLELGIIKGLWA, from the coding sequence ATGAGTGCATTAAATGAATGGGGGATGGAAGAGTCCATGAGGTGGTACGGCCCTCTTGATAAAGTGTCTCTTAATGATATCAGACAGTCAGGAGCCAGTGCTGTCATCACTTCTTTGCATCACATCCCCTACGGTGAAGCTTGGCCTCTGGAAGATATCATTGTCCGCAAAAAGCTTATAGAAGAAGCTGGACTTAGATGGGCTGCTGTAGAATCAGTCCCGGTTCATGAAGACATTAAAACTCGAACGGGACGATATCAGGAATATATTGAAAACTACAAAATCAGTTTAATCAACCTTGGTAAAGCTGGAATTGATACGGTTATCTACAACTTCATGCCCGTATTGGATTGGGTTAGAACAGATATAAGTTACAAATTGGCTGATGGTTCGGAATGTCTCTTCTATGATCCTGTTCATTTTGCGGCGTTCGACATGTTTATACTGGAGCGGCCAGGAGCTGATAAAGACTATACAGAAGATCAAATCAAAAGAGCAAAAATCTTTTATGATAGTCTATCATCAGAAGAAAAAAAAGAATTTACTCAAACCATCATTGATGTTTTTCCTGGGACAAAATTAGGATTGTCGATTGATGATATTAAAAATATGCTGTCCAAGTATGCCAACATTGATACGGATCAGCTAAAAGCACATTATAAAAGCTTTTTGGAAGAGATCATTCCCGTAGCAGCTCGTGTTGGCATTAGAATGGCCGTTCACCCTGATGATCCACCATGGAATATCATGGGGCTGCCCCGTATTGTCTCTTGTTCCCAGGACATTGAAGACCTATTGGCTATGGTTGATGATCCTTCTAATGGATTATGTTTCTGTACCGGATCCTATAGCCCACGCTCAGATAATGATTTACCCCGGATGATAGAGCAATATGGAAACCGAATTAACTGTGTTCACCTAAGGAGTACCCAGCGAAACAGTGATGGAAGCTTTTATGAAGCCAATCATTTGGAAGGGTCAGTGGATATGTATCAGGTTATAACCCAATTATTAAAAGAACAGGCCAGAAGGAAATCAGAAGGCCGTCCAGATTGGCGATTCACCTTTCGTCCAGACCATGGACATACCATTATCGATGATTTGAAGAAAGAGGTACCTGATAATCCTGGATATACTCTCATAGGGCGACTGAAAGGTTTAGCTGAGATCCGGGGATTGGAATTGGGAATTATCAAAGGGCTGTGGGCCTAA
- a CDS encoding DUF368 domain-containing protein: MKYFNIFWKGMVIGIANIIPGVSGGTMAFIFGLFDQLTEALGNWATDKEKRLSYTIFLFVLGCGAIIGILVFARIFRILLGSDVLSQPTYLFFAGLIGGSLPFLITSMEDKKPNIKRILLFLLAAFLVILTTVLKSNSVDMTAGPIVITPLYGLWLIFCGFLAAGSMIIPGFSGSALLVSLGEYNNILMFVDERMLVPVALVGVGAIGGILIVARIIDIALKKAFSGTMYFIIGLVIASFYALGVEVAHQFNANVYVILTSLITFILGIAVAYGFSKISKE; the protein is encoded by the coding sequence ATGAAATATTTCAATATCTTTTGGAAAGGGATGGTCATTGGTATTGCCAATATCATTCCTGGAGTATCCGGTGGAACAATGGCTTTTATCTTTGGTCTCTTTGATCAATTAACAGAAGCTTTAGGTAATTGGGCAACAGACAAAGAAAAAAGACTATCCTATACGATCTTTCTCTTTGTTTTAGGTTGTGGAGCTATTATTGGTATATTGGTCTTTGCCAGAATTTTCAGAATCCTCTTAGGTTCTGATGTCCTCAGTCAGCCTACGTATCTCTTTTTTGCTGGTTTGATTGGCGGATCCTTACCCTTTTTAATTACAAGTATGGAAGATAAAAAGCCCAATATTAAAAGGATACTTTTATTTCTATTGGCTGCATTTTTAGTCATTCTCACGACAGTTCTTAAATCTAATAGTGTGGATATGACTGCAGGACCTATTGTGATAACTCCTCTTTATGGTCTCTGGCTCATTTTCTGTGGATTCCTTGCTGCTGGATCTATGATCATTCCAGGCTTTTCCGGTTCCGCTCTTCTTGTCAGTCTAGGTGAATACAATAATATTCTAATGTTCGTTGATGAGCGAATGCTTGTCCCTGTGGCCCTTGTTGGTGTAGGCGCCATTGGAGGCATCCTTATTGTTGCGCGAATAATCGATATTGCTTTAAAGAAAGCCTTTTCTGGAACAATGTACTTTATCATTGGTTTGGTCATAGCTTCTTTTTATGCTCTCGGAGTAGAAGTCGCTCATCAGTTCAATGCTAATGTTTATGTAATTCTAACATCTCTTATTACTTTTATATTAGGAATAGCTGTAGCTTACGGTTTCAGTAAAATATCAAAGGAATAG
- a CDS encoding glycosyltransferase family protein, translating to MRVGISMSGEGRGHVSRVIALSYFLREEHELFYWCPPSVEPVLRENFPDAEIRSIPYIHFVKENHQINYHKTVFSNLENITSLPSVIKTMETQLENLKIDAVLCDFEPYLVYAANGLNIPVLLLNHQGVLFRAGLNDHNWDAVVARFISERLMPRADRFLTCSFFHGDIGPIIRKTILDLEPKVGDYYIVYTKKTFKDSITKALEKHKDKKFKFFPNKEENFEEALAGAKGVIAPAGHQMICEALHLDKPILTFPEKGQYEQRLNAEYLEKSGRGMYGHMETVQWDVDRFLNNIEQFPREPLDNSIPFKFKNDTENAVALVNKFLEDFSGHELPTFNPLDRWNFDKEFFLVS from the coding sequence ATGCGAGTTGGAATATCAATGAGTGGTGAAGGTCGTGGACATGTGTCACGGGTTATCGCATTAAGCTATTTTCTTCGGGAAGAACATGAATTATTCTATTGGTGTCCTCCCTCTGTAGAGCCTGTCTTAAGAGAGAACTTCCCTGATGCAGAGATTCGTTCCATTCCTTATATCCATTTTGTTAAAGAAAACCATCAAATCAACTATCATAAAACAGTCTTCTCAAATCTGGAAAATATAACATCACTACCTTCTGTCATCAAAACCATGGAAACCCAATTAGAAAATCTTAAGATAGATGCCGTTCTTTGTGACTTTGAACCATATCTTGTCTATGCTGCTAATGGTTTGAACATACCTGTCTTACTTCTTAATCATCAGGGAGTTCTGTTCCGTGCCGGATTAAATGATCACAATTGGGATGCTGTTGTTGCAAGATTTATATCAGAGCGATTAATGCCCAGAGCCGATCGATTTCTTACTTGTAGCTTTTTCCATGGTGATATTGGTCCCATCATCCGTAAAACCATATTGGATCTGGAACCGAAAGTAGGTGATTATTACATAGTCTATACAAAGAAGACCTTTAAAGACTCTATTACTAAAGCTTTGGAAAAGCACAAGGATAAGAAGTTCAAATTCTTTCCTAATAAGGAAGAAAACTTTGAAGAAGCCCTTGCTGGTGCCAAAGGAGTCATCGCTCCCGCTGGCCATCAGATGATCTGCGAAGCTCTCCATTTGGATAAACCAATTCTAACCTTTCCAGAGAAAGGACAATACGAGCAAAGACTTAATGCGGAATATTTAGAAAAATCCGGTAGAGGAATGTACGGTCATATGGAAACGGTTCAATGGGATGTCGATAGGTTCTTAAATAATATAGAACAGTTCCCCAGGGAACCTCTTGATAATTCTATTCCCTTTAAATTCAAGAATGACACAGAGAATGCCGTTGCTCTGGTTAATAAGTTTCTGGAAGATTTCTCAGGTCATGAATTACCAACCTTCAATCCTTTAGATAGATGGAACTTTGATAAGGAGTTTTTCCTGGTCAGTTAA
- a CDS encoding DUF493 family protein has protein sequence MSNNIFEGKEIQFPVIYDLKVVLDTKRTEDENKRNIEAALSQTGLSYQEFSTKVSSKGSYVSYSVSLLVPTKDKFEELYNRVHLLPGIKYAL, from the coding sequence ATGAGTAATAATATATTTGAAGGTAAGGAAATACAGTTTCCTGTTATATATGATCTTAAGGTCGTACTCGATACTAAGCGTACAGAAGATGAGAATAAGCGTAACATAGAGGCGGCCTTATCACAAACAGGCCTGTCTTATCAGGAATTTTCAACAAAAGTGTCTTCTAAAGGTTCCTATGTCAGTTATTCTGTAAGCCTTTTGGTTCCTACAAAAGATAAATTTGAAGAGCTATACAATCGAGTTCATCTTTTGCCGGGAATAAAATACGCTCTGTAA
- a CDS encoding histidine kinase dimerization/phospho-acceptor domain-containing protein has protein sequence MRSEYLPFLRNISEKLLKQQDWKKVIAYGISTIGRIMNWDEVIIARSIPNQEELTLQEREHWVREGMDLSQKTSSLVDDFALNKVPSELVDALKSYESYRSKDSPWVQSRQLRSIVVLPIVRGNLLWGALLLINHEEREELTSEDYDFLWSFSGIISSRLGELDVHSQLTGGHNDIESNIDMFFSQLTHDLKTPLNGILGYTQVLLRKGGVDEFTINCLNLIDKSGQSLLSMIDNILAITRGDSVDSVKRNKPKNRIEGLSSHREQQILNQTTKNTANSGKLHYSIPDKETLLQLKEVAYSGDWKALGTQLDQLDKEFETFKGEAKALVVGFHVEGFKAFINQLIKRAS, from the coding sequence ATGCGGTCAGAATATCTTCCTTTTTTAAGAAATATATCGGAAAAGCTACTAAAGCAGCAGGATTGGAAAAAAGTAATTGCCTATGGAATCAGTACAATAGGCAGAATAATGAACTGGGATGAAGTGATTATCGCCCGTTCTATACCTAATCAAGAAGAACTAACCCTTCAGGAACGTGAACATTGGGTAAGAGAGGGGATGGACCTTTCTCAAAAGACCAGTTCCTTAGTAGATGATTTTGCTCTCAATAAAGTTCCTTCAGAGTTAGTGGATGCTCTCAAAAGTTATGAAAGCTACAGAAGTAAAGATTCCCCCTGGGTTCAATCTAGACAGCTGAGAAGTATTGTTGTTCTTCCTATCGTCAGGGGCAATCTCTTATGGGGCGCCCTTCTTCTCATTAACCATGAAGAAAGGGAAGAATTAACTTCTGAGGATTATGATTTTCTCTGGTCCTTTAGTGGAATCATCTCTTCCCGCTTGGGTGAACTTGATGTCCATAGTCAGTTAACAGGAGGACATAATGATATTGAGTCTAACATTGATATGTTCTTCAGCCAGTTGACTCATGATCTTAAGACTCCTCTCAATGGAATACTAGGTTATACCCAGGTATTGCTCCGAAAGGGGGGAGTCGACGAATTTACCATTAATTGTTTAAACCTTATCGATAAGAGCGGACAAAGCCTCCTGAGTATGATTGATAATATACTGGCCATAACAAGAGGGGATAGTGTTGATTCGGTAAAACGTAATAAACCAAAAAACAGAATAGAAGGTCTTAGCTCTCATCGGGAACAGCAAATCCTTAATCAAACGACAAAAAACACAGCCAACAGTGGCAAACTACACTATTCCATTCCTGATAAGGAGACCTTACTACAACTAAAGGAAGTCGCCTATTCGGGAGACTGGAAAGCATTAGGAACCCAATTGGATCAATTAGATAAAGAGTTCGAAACTTTCAAGGGGGAGGCAAAGGCTCTTGTTGTTGGATTTCATGTTGAAGGATTTAAGGCTTTTATTAACCAGCTGATCAAGAGGGCTTCCTGA
- a CDS encoding NAD(P)-binding domain-containing protein: protein MKQWDWIIVGAGMHGSYLGGLLRKYRPHDSLLIIDPHDSLLSVWNDFTSRTGMKFLRSPGSHSLSESYTDLSCYAKKKGRSDEFIEPYNRPSLSLFNDHCEHIISEYQLQDHFLQDEITFLDHDGEFFYLHSLNNNSYYSKNVILAMGISHTPSIPHWAEKLDNITHLFGSSFSLADKNKVAIIGGGISGCQLAIKLAPHKQVTLYNPTPLKERKFDGDPALVGPKLMEDYQKLDSYTERRQWLKKYRYPGTLPWDIFQEVNQCIQDGQVQLELCEINGSNYKELQSFDQVILSTGFEKKVPGQSWLQPFAEKHKLPTAPDGYPIPDKYARWMTGLYLTGPLSELEIGTSALNIQGAHRTGIRILNYLYNQNDIYKFRKPS, encoded by the coding sequence ATGAAACAATGGGATTGGATTATCGTTGGTGCTGGTATGCATGGAAGCTATCTAGGAGGTCTATTAAGGAAATACCGTCCTCATGACAGCCTGCTTATTATTGATCCTCATGACAGCTTATTGTCTGTATGGAATGATTTTACGTCTCGTACAGGAATGAAGTTTCTAAGAAGTCCCGGTAGTCATAGTCTATCAGAATCTTATACAGATTTATCCTGCTATGCCAAGAAAAAGGGACGTTCTGACGAGTTTATCGAACCTTACAACCGCCCTAGTCTTTCCTTATTCAATGACCATTGTGAACATATTATTAGTGAATATCAATTACAGGATCATTTTTTGCAAGATGAGATTACCTTTTTAGATCATGACGGAGAATTTTTTTATCTTCATAGTCTGAATAATAATTCTTATTATTCTAAAAATGTCATCCTCGCAATGGGAATATCCCATACGCCCTCCATTCCTCATTGGGCTGAAAAACTGGACAATATTACTCACCTGTTCGGATCTTCCTTTTCCCTTGCCGATAAAAATAAAGTGGCCATTATAGGTGGAGGGATCAGCGGCTGTCAGCTGGCTATAAAATTAGCCCCCCATAAACAAGTGACCCTTTATAATCCGACCCCTTTAAAGGAGAGGAAGTTTGACGGTGATCCTGCTCTTGTTGGTCCCAAATTGATGGAAGATTATCAAAAATTGGATAGTTATACGGAACGTAGACAGTGGCTTAAGAAATATCGTTATCCAGGGACTCTCCCCTGGGATATATTTCAAGAAGTAAATCAATGTATCCAGGATGGACAAGTTCAATTAGAACTATGTGAAATCAATGGGTCTAACTATAAAGAACTCCAATCCTTTGATCAGGTTATTCTTTCTACAGGATTCGAAAAAAAGGTTCCAGGACAATCCTGGTTACAGCCCTTTGCAGAGAAACATAAGCTTCCTACAGCTCCTGATGGATATCCTATTCCTGACAAGTATGCCCGTTGGATGACTGGCTTATACTTAACAGGGCCCTTATCTGAGCTTGAGATTGGAACAAGTGCTCTCAATATACAAGGAGCCCATAGGACAGGAATCAGGATTCTTAATTATCTCTATAATCAGAATGATATTTATAAGTTCAGGAAGCCCTCTTGA
- a CDS encoding SoxR reducing system RseC family protein, with protein MSEEVLSHTGIIKDIKSEDNHKKATVEVPVSSACAHCKVSGSCSSSSTSQRVLETILMSEANVGDRVRVEMAQKLSWMALLYSFAIPLILIFGTFFGLLEVTTEIVAAAGCLFILLPYYGLLRILKGKFEKTFLFQAYKL; from the coding sequence ATGTCTGAGGAAGTTCTGTCTCATACAGGAATAATTAAAGATATAAAAAGTGAAGATAATCATAAAAAGGCTACCGTTGAAGTTCCCGTATCAAGCGCCTGTGCCCATTGTAAAGTAAGCGGCTCCTGTTCTTCAAGTTCTACATCACAGAGGGTTTTAGAGACAATCTTGATGTCAGAGGCGAATGTAGGTGACAGAGTTCGTGTTGAAATGGCACAAAAATTAAGCTGGATGGCTCTTCTTTACAGCTTTGCTATCCCCTTGATTTTGATATTTGGAACATTTTTTGGATTACTGGAAGTGACCACTGAAATAGTGGCGGCAGCAGGATGTTTATTCATTCTTCTTCCCTACTATGGCCTTCTACGTATTCTGAAAGGGAAGTTTGAAAAAACCTTTCTCTTTCAAGCTTATAAGCTGTAA
- a CDS encoding RnfABCDGE type electron transport complex subunit B, translating into MSLTILFSVITLGILAILFASILYGAAKKFAVEEDPRIDEVTELLPGANCGGCGFPGCRGFAEALVGASESGDLGTLACPPGGADTMAKVGEYFGIETKAPEPKVAVLRCGGSCGNAPAKTKYEGPSSCAVAHSLFAGESGCPSGCLGLGDCVSACTFGALSINSETGLPEVNEEKCTACGACVTDCPRKLFELRPTGRKGRRVWVNCQNVEKGAASRKSCTVSCIGCGKCVKTCPEKISAITLENNLAYIDPAKCIACGLCINVCPTGAISATFEPPQRKNA; encoded by the coding sequence GTGAGTTTAACAATTCTATTTTCTGTAATTACCCTCGGTATACTGGCTATTTTATTCGCCTCCATTTTATATGGAGCTGCAAAGAAATTTGCAGTAGAAGAGGATCCCCGAATTGATGAAGTGACTGAACTTCTCCCCGGGGCTAACTGTGGTGGATGTGGATTTCCAGGTTGTCGCGGGTTTGCTGAGGCCTTAGTAGGTGCTTCTGAATCAGGAGATCTAGGGACTTTGGCTTGTCCTCCGGGGGGCGCTGATACTATGGCCAAAGTTGGCGAGTATTTCGGTATTGAAACTAAAGCTCCCGAACCAAAGGTTGCTGTATTGCGATGTGGTGGAAGCTGTGGAAATGCTCCTGCAAAAACTAAATATGAAGGCCCTTCCAGCTGTGCTGTTGCCCATAGCTTGTTTGCTGGAGAATCGGGATGTCCTTCAGGATGTTTAGGATTAGGAGATTGTGTATCTGCGTGTACATTTGGAGCCCTTTCTATTAATAGTGAAACTGGGCTACCTGAAGTTAACGAAGAGAAATGTACGGCCTGTGGTGCCTGTGTTACTGACTGTCCACGTAAACTCTTTGAATTACGACCAACCGGCAGAAAAGGTCGAAGAGTTTGGGTTAACTGTCAGAATGTTGAAAAAGGTGCAGCCAGCCGCAAAAGTTGTACTGTAAGCTGTATTGGCTGTGGTAAGTGTGTTAAAACATGTCCTGAAAAGATCTCTGCTATCACTTTAGAGAATAATCTAGCCTATATCGATCCTGCAAAATGCATAGCCTGTGGTTTGTGTATTAATGTTTGTCCTACAGGTGCGATATCAGCGACTTTTGAACCACCCCAAAGGAAGAATGCCTGA
- the rsxC gene encoding electron transport complex subunit RsxC, protein MKLRTFKLGGIHPPENKITKTEAIQELELPKEVRILLSQHIGAPATPVVKKGDKVKVGTLIGAGSSFISANIHSSVSGTVVKIDDISDVTGYKRTAVIIQVEGDEWEESIDRRPDILRDIKLEPQEIVERINKAGIVGKGGAAFPTQVKYTIPKTGQTVDALIINGVECEPYLTADHRVMVERAEEIIVGIRIMMKALNVERAFVGIEANKMDAVEVLNKASSEYENIHITPLKVQYPQGAEKQLIQAVLDREVPSGKLPLDAGCVVNNVGTALAIYEAVQKNKPFIDRVVTTTGKGLTSPGNFKVRVGTSFTELINKAGGLPENSGKVIAGGPMMGKAVTSIDIPVTKGTSGILVLNKEDSHRKKTYTCIRCGKCVGVCPMGLQPYLLEMYSRKDSFDNAESNHALDCIECGSCQFICPSARPLLDYIRYGKQNILRIRRGRK, encoded by the coding sequence ATGAAATTAAGAACATTTAAACTTGGTGGAATTCATCCTCCTGAAAACAAGATCACCAAAACTGAGGCTATTCAAGAATTAGAACTTCCCAAAGAAGTACGTATTCTCCTATCCCAGCACATTGGTGCCCCAGCCACTCCTGTTGTCAAGAAAGGAGACAAGGTTAAAGTAGGTACCCTTATTGGGGCAGGCTCTAGCTTTATTAGTGCCAATATTCATAGTTCTGTATCAGGAACTGTTGTCAAAATCGATGATATTTCTGATGTAACAGGATATAAGAGAACAGCAGTAATCATCCAGGTTGAAGGTGATGAATGGGAAGAATCCATTGATAGACGCCCTGATATCCTTAGGGATATCAAGCTTGAACCACAGGAAATTGTGGAACGTATCAATAAAGCCGGTATTGTTGGGAAGGGGGGCGCCGCTTTCCCTACTCAAGTAAAATATACTATTCCCAAGACAGGACAAACAGTCGATGCCCTTATTATTAATGGTGTTGAGTGTGAGCCTTATCTCACAGCGGATCACCGGGTCATGGTCGAACGAGCAGAAGAGATCATCGTTGGTATTCGTATTATGATGAAAGCCCTGAACGTAGAACGAGCTTTTGTTGGTATAGAAGCTAATAAAATGGACGCTGTTGAAGTCTTAAATAAAGCCAGCTCGGAATATGAAAATATCCATATTACTCCTCTAAAGGTACAATATCCTCAAGGGGCAGAAAAGCAATTGATCCAGGCTGTATTGGATAGGGAAGTCCCCAGTGGAAAACTTCCTCTCGATGCAGGTTGTGTTGTTAACAATGTAGGTACGGCTCTTGCCATATACGAAGCTGTTCAAAAGAACAAACCCTTTATTGATCGCGTGGTAACAACCACTGGTAAAGGTTTAACTAGTCCGGGGAACTTCAAAGTTCGTGTAGGAACCAGTTTTACAGAACTAATCAACAAAGCAGGAGGTCTTCCTGAGAACAGCGGCAAAGTAATCGCCGGTGGTCCCATGATGGGTAAGGCTGTCACCTCTATTGATATTCCCGTGACCAAAGGAACTAGTGGCATATTGGTTCTAAACAAAGAGGATTCCCATAGAAAGAAAACCTATACCTGTATCCGATGTGGTAAATGTGTTGGTGTCTGTCCTATGGGATTACAACCGTATCTGCTGGAAATGTACAGCCGAAAGGATTCCTTTGATAATGCCGAATCCAATCATGCCCTGGATTGTATTGAGTGTGGATCTTGTCAGTTTATCTGTCCCTCTGCACGACCTTTATTGGATTACATTCGTTATGGGAAACAGAATATCTTACGTATTAGAAGAGGCAGGAAATAA
- a CDS encoding RnfABCDGE type electron transport complex subunit D — MDNKFTVSLSPHEKGPFAVSGVMWGVVIALVPALIMSVVTFGPRALLVIGVSILVALVTEYIADRMLGYENTTADGSVVITGLLLAFNLPAGMPLPIVAIGSLFAVAVGKMAFGGLGKNPFNPALVGRAFLLASFPSQTTTWPIPGWGTDGVTAATALGTLKEGGGVLPSHLDLLLGHVGGSIGEVSALAILIGGIFMIATRIIKWHIPVFFLGGLAAFTGIFYVIDPVNYADPLYHVLAGGAMLGAWFMATDMVTSPMSTSGKIVFALGGGLLCGAIRIWGSYPEGTSYAILIMNALVPLIDKKFKPTPYGKGKVAA; from the coding sequence ATGGATAATAAATTTACTGTATCACTTTCACCTCATGAAAAAGGCCCCTTCGCCGTATCTGGTGTGATGTGGGGTGTTGTTATCGCCCTGGTTCCTGCTCTGATCATGTCTGTAGTAACTTTTGGTCCACGTGCTTTACTTGTGATCGGGGTTTCCATACTAGTAGCCCTTGTAACCGAATATATTGCTGACAGGATGTTAGGATACGAGAATACAACTGCTGATGGTTCTGTTGTAATAACAGGATTATTATTGGCTTTCAACTTACCAGCTGGCATGCCTTTACCTATCGTAGCTATTGGATCTTTATTTGCCGTAGCTGTTGGTAAAATGGCCTTTGGTGGTTTAGGGAAAAACCCCTTTAACCCTGCTTTAGTAGGACGGGCTTTTCTTTTAGCCAGCTTTCCCTCACAGACAACAACCTGGCCTATACCAGGTTGGGGTACCGATGGGGTGACCGCGGCAACGGCCTTGGGAACCTTAAAAGAAGGAGGGGGAGTTCTTCCTTCTCACTTAGATCTTTTATTAGGTCATGTCGGTGGTTCTATCGGAGAAGTCAGTGCTTTAGCGATCTTAATTGGTGGTATCTTCATGATTGCGACCAGGATTATCAAATGGCATATCCCTGTATTTTTCCTTGGAGGCCTAGCTGCTTTTACAGGAATCTTTTATGTAATCGATCCTGTGAATTATGCTGATCCTCTTTATCATGTTCTCGCCGGGGGCGCTATGCTTGGTGCCTGGTTCATGGCTACAGATATGGTGACGAGTCCCATGTCCACTTCAGGTAAGATTGTCTTCGCCCTGGGGGGAGGATTGCTCTGTGGTGCCATTAGAATATGGGGGTCTTACCCAGAAGGTACCAGTTATGCCATTCTCATCATGAATGCACTGGTTCCTTTGATTGATAAGAAATTTAAACCCACTCCTTATGGGAAAGGAAAGGTAGCTGCATGA
- a CDS encoding RnfABCDGE type electron transport complex subunit G, translating to MKLKSTYPNMVIVLTLICAISSLALAVTYGGTKDQIAAIQQQLKMDLITQVLPEFDNNPDSEKVVIGDAILYPGKNNGQLIGVAVQAVSPIGYGGDVSIMAGFDPHGKILGVQVLSHAETPGLGSNMTKPKFLNQFIGKKPTSFTLKVKKDGGDVDALTAATISSRAFSDALSRAWEAYQKGSF from the coding sequence ATGAAATTAAAGTCTACTTATCCCAACATGGTCATTGTTTTAACACTCATCTGTGCTATTAGCAGCTTAGCTCTTGCTGTGACTTATGGGGGAACTAAGGATCAGATCGCTGCTATTCAACAGCAGCTTAAAATGGATCTAATTACCCAAGTTCTTCCTGAGTTTGACAATAATCCGGATAGTGAAAAAGTGGTTATCGGTGATGCTATTCTCTATCCCGGTAAGAATAATGGACAGTTGATCGGTGTTGCTGTGCAAGCGGTCAGTCCCATTGGATATGGTGGTGATGTCTCCATCATGGCAGGATTCGATCCCCATGGAAAAATCCTTGGTGTACAAGTGCTCAGTCATGCTGAGACTCCCGGTCTAGGTTCTAACATGACCAAGCCCAAATTTCTTAACCAGTTTATTGGCAAGAAACCTACTTCCTTTACATTAAAAGTAAAGAAGGATGGAGGAGATGTTGATGCTTTAACAGCAGCAACTATTAGTTCAAGAGCATTCTCTGATGCTCTATCCCGTGCCTGGGAAGCTTATCAGAAGGGGAGTTTTTGA
- a CDS encoding RnfABCDGE type electron transport complex subunit E — protein sequence MSMQNFTKGFLKENPVFVLLLGMCPTLGVTTSAINGLGMGLATTSVLILSNVAIALIKDLIPDKVRIPAFIVVIASFVTIIEMLMAAYLPALHKQLGLFIPLIVVNCIILGRAEAFAAKNGVVESLIDGLSMGLGFALALTILGSVREILGSGSIFGWQFLPETVPTMLLFVMPPGAFIALGFIIAGVNRIKRSLL from the coding sequence ATGTCAATGCAGAATTTCACAAAAGGATTTTTGAAAGAAAATCCTGTATTTGTATTGCTACTTGGTATGTGTCCTACCCTAGGGGTAACCACTAGTGCCATTAATGGATTAGGAATGGGATTGGCCACGACCAGTGTTTTAATATTGAGTAACGTGGCTATTGCCTTGATCAAGGATCTTATTCCAGACAAGGTTCGTATCCCCGCTTTTATTGTGGTTATAGCCAGCTTTGTAACCATTATCGAAATGCTAATGGCCGCTTATCTTCCTGCGTTACATAAACAGTTAGGTTTGTTCATACCTTTGATTGTTGTTAACTGTATTATCCTGGGAAGAGCTGAAGCGTTTGCTGCCAAGAATGGTGTTGTCGAGTCTTTAATAGACGGTCTTAGTATGGGATTAGGCTTTGCTTTAGCTTTGACCATATTAGGAAGTGTGAGAGAGATTCTAGGTTCCGGTAGTATCTTTGGTTGGCAATTCCTACCAGAGACTGTACCCACAATGCTTTTATTTGTTATGCCTCCTGGTGCTTTTATTGCCCTAGGCTTTATCATTGCCGGTGTGAACCGCATTAAGAGGAGTCTACTATAA